A segment of the Acidobacteriota bacterium genome:
GCAGTGAGGGGTTACCTGGAGGCGGGGAAGACAACTTCGGAGATTCTCGATGCCTTCCCAAGCCTGACCGAGCGCGACATCAGGGCGGCGGAGGCGAGTTCGTCAGCGGTTGCGTAGATGCGCTTCGTGCTCGATGAGGATGTCGACGTCCTAGCGGTCGGTTCGTTCCTCCGGCAGCGTGGACACAAGTGTTGGAGTGTGGTCGATGCGGGCATTGGAGGAGCGGACGACGATGCTGTCGCGATTTACGTCGGCGTCGCAAGTTCACGTTCGGCCAGCATGCGTTTCTCAAGTGTCATCAGCTTGAGGCGGTAGAGCTGCTCGAGATCCATATCGACGAGTTAGTCACGCAGGTGCAGCATCACAACATCGGAGTCTTCGAGGTCAAGCGGACAGCCATCGCGTACCATCCACCTCGGTACGAAACTGACTGAGCGCTGTCCGCGGGTGAGCGACCAACCGACGGTCTTGTTTGGTCCGCATTT
Coding sequences within it:
- a CDS encoding DUF5615 family PIN-like protein, with the translated sequence MRFVLDEDVDVLAVGSFLRQRGHKCWSVVDAGIGGADDDAVAIYVGVASSRSASMRFSSVISLRR